A stretch of Anaeromyxobacter dehalogenans 2CP-1 DNA encodes these proteins:
- a CDS encoding peroxiredoxin-like family protein, producing MRLRVSDRAPDVALEGVDGGRLECSRPGAPAVVLFTRYAGCPVCQLEVARIASAMPEFRARSCGVWMVFQSTAEHLRAAMAEWKPGFAAVADPTAHLYEAFGVEASVAGYLAPGSLLALVRATMAGKRHGRFEGRETQLPAGFVLDPTGRIALAHYGRSVGDDAPVSALLGALDSLNNGADQRVRPVP from the coding sequence ATGAGGCTACGTGTCAGCGATCGCGCGCCGGACGTCGCGCTGGAAGGCGTCGATGGGGGCCGGCTCGAGTGCAGCAGGCCTGGCGCACCGGCGGTGGTGCTGTTCACGCGCTACGCGGGCTGCCCGGTCTGCCAGCTCGAGGTCGCGCGGATCGCGAGCGCGATGCCCGAGTTCCGTGCCCGTTCGTGCGGGGTCTGGATGGTGTTCCAATCGACCGCGGAGCACCTCCGGGCGGCCATGGCAGAGTGGAAGCCGGGCTTCGCGGCCGTAGCGGACCCGACGGCGCACCTGTACGAGGCGTTCGGGGTCGAGGCGAGCGTGGCGGGATATCTCGCTCCCGGCTCGCTGCTCGCGCTGGTGCGCGCGACGATGGCCGGCAAACGCCACGGCCGGTTCGAGGGCCGGGAGACGCAACTGCCGGCGGGGTTCGTGCTCGACCCGACCGGACGGATCGCCCTCGCACACTACGGCCGCAGCGTCGGGGACGACGCTCCGGTCTCCGCACTGCTCGGCGCCCTGGACTCGTTGAACAACGGCGCAGACCAGCGCGTTCGCCCGGTGCCGTGA
- a CDS encoding DUF3267 domain-containing protein: protein MKAILQGAARPQRRRVSSRAVIATSIALGLAGWAVAAAVRAGSGAPSQRGGLPFTAAVVAGLVAHELLHALAFLAAGARVSELRFGVRLRRGVAHVACARAVSARGFRFVAIVPGVALGLAPLVAGVATRSYLVTLFGAMLLAAAGGDLMLVWAVRDVGPNASIGDDPADPNVILVANERR, encoded by the coding sequence GTGAAGGCGATCCTCCAAGGCGCGGCACGGCCGCAGCGACGCCGCGTCTCGTCTCGCGCCGTCATCGCGACCTCGATCGCGCTCGGGCTGGCCGGCTGGGCGGTCGCCGCGGCGGTGCGCGCCGGTTCGGGCGCGCCGTCGCAGCGAGGAGGCCTTCCGTTCACCGCGGCGGTCGTCGCCGGACTCGTGGCGCACGAGCTGCTCCATGCGCTCGCGTTCCTCGCCGCCGGAGCCAGGGTTTCCGAGCTCCGCTTCGGGGTGCGGCTCCGGCGCGGCGTCGCCCATGTCGCGTGCGCACGCGCGGTGAGCGCGCGGGGCTTCCGGTTCGTCGCGATCGTGCCGGGGGTGGCGCTCGGCCTGGCGCCACTCGTCGCCGGCGTGGCGACTCGCTCTTACCTGGTCACGCTCTTCGGCGCGATGCTCCTCGCGGCCGCCGGAGGGGATCTCATGCTCGTGTGGGCGGTCCGGGACGTCGGCCCGAACGCGTCTATCGGTGACGACCCGGCGGACCCGAACGTCATCCTCGTCGCGAACGAGCGTCGCTGA
- a CDS encoding acetate/propionate family kinase: MNVLVLNCGSACTKFAVVHATDGHVHVAGKIEPLGSGQSALELQHEGRSERRTVAGESIDAALRTVHELLRELGLLGGLLGIGHRVVHGGAKFSTSILITPEVITKIKECIPLGPLHNPWNVRGIEVAHEFLPELPQVAVFDTAFHQTMPPRSYLYAVPYAWFLEHEVRRYGFHGTSHRYVSELAVKQLGLDPDDHAIVTAHLGKGCSLAAVRNGQSLDTTMGLTPLEGVVMDTRSGNIDPSIIAHMKKQLSCSMDEVMEKLNEGSGLLGISGVSKDMLTLERAADSGNERARLAIDKFCYSVSKAAAGMFVSLGRVDALVFTGGIGENQAKVRAQIIGLLSFAGFALDPKANEAHGRGQGGRITRSTSPMAAVIPTNEEFMIARDTAEIVARESSLAARWGGGGRLRAVR, from the coding sequence ATGAACGTCCTCGTCCTCAACTGCGGCAGCGCCTGTACCAAGTTCGCCGTCGTCCATGCCACCGACGGCCACGTCCACGTCGCCGGGAAGATCGAGCCCCTCGGGAGCGGGCAGTCGGCCCTCGAGCTCCAGCACGAGGGCCGCTCGGAGCGGCGGACCGTCGCGGGCGAGTCGATCGACGCCGCGCTGCGCACCGTGCACGAGCTCCTCCGCGAGCTCGGCCTCCTGGGCGGGCTGCTGGGCATCGGACACCGCGTCGTGCACGGCGGCGCGAAGTTCTCCACCTCGATCCTGATCACCCCGGAGGTGATCACCAAGATCAAGGAGTGCATCCCGCTCGGCCCGCTCCACAACCCCTGGAACGTGCGCGGCATCGAGGTGGCGCACGAGTTCCTCCCCGAGCTGCCCCAGGTGGCGGTCTTCGACACCGCCTTCCACCAGACCATGCCGCCGCGGTCGTACCTCTACGCGGTCCCCTACGCGTGGTTCCTCGAGCACGAGGTCCGGCGCTACGGCTTCCACGGCACCAGCCACCGCTACGTCTCGGAGCTGGCCGTGAAGCAGCTCGGCCTGGACCCGGACGATCACGCCATCGTGACCGCGCACCTCGGCAAGGGGTGCTCGCTCGCGGCGGTGCGCAACGGGCAGAGCCTGGACACGACCATGGGCCTCACGCCGCTCGAGGGCGTGGTCATGGACACGCGCAGCGGTAACATCGACCCGTCGATCATCGCGCACATGAAGAAGCAGCTGAGCTGCAGCATGGACGAGGTGATGGAGAAGCTGAACGAGGGCTCGGGCCTGCTCGGCATCTCCGGCGTCTCGAAGGACATGCTGACGCTGGAGCGGGCGGCGGACTCGGGGAACGAGCGCGCCCGGCTCGCGATCGACAAGTTCTGCTACTCCGTCTCGAAGGCCGCGGCGGGCATGTTCGTGTCGCTCGGCCGCGTGGACGCCCTCGTGTTCACCGGCGGCATCGGCGAGAACCAGGCCAAGGTGCGCGCGCAGATCATCGGGCTGCTCTCGTTCGCGGGCTTCGCGCTCGATCCGAAGGCGAACGAGGCCCACGGGCGCGGGCAGGGCGGCCGGATCACGCGCAGCACCAGCCCCATGGCCGCCGTCATCCCGACGAACGAGGAGTTCATGATCGCCCGGGACACCGCCGAGATCGTGGCGCGCGAGTCGTCGCTCGCCGCGCGCTGGGGCGGCGGCGGGCGGCTGCGCGCGGTGCGGTGA
- a CDS encoding GFA family protein, with protein MATGRPYRVGICHCLDCRKNHGALFHASAIFPAEAVTITGESRTFAGRSFCPRCGSPVFGLFDDEMGVNLGCLDAPDQLTPTYELWTIRREAWLPPFPQTRRYERNRESGGRSEE; from the coding sequence GTGGCGACCGGCCGCCCGTACCGCGTCGGCATCTGCCACTGCCTCGACTGCCGCAAGAACCACGGCGCGCTGTTCCACGCGTCGGCGATCTTCCCGGCGGAGGCGGTGACCATCACCGGCGAGTCGCGCACGTTCGCCGGGAGGTCCTTCTGTCCGCGCTGCGGCTCGCCCGTGTTCGGGCTCTTCGACGACGAGATGGGCGTGAACCTGGGCTGCCTCGACGCGCCGGACCAGCTGACGCCGACCTACGAGCTCTGGACCATCCGTCGCGAGGCCTGGCTGCCGCCGTTCCCGCAGACGCGGCGCTACGAGCGCAACCGGGAGTCGGGCGGTCGCTCCGAGGAGTAG
- a CDS encoding dihydrofolate reductase family protein: MPKIVVNAFLTLDGVMQAPGAPDEDREGGFVHGGWMAPYSDDVLDRIVGDGFADADGFLLGRKTYDIFASYWPKFTDPGNPVASSLNALPKYVVSRGLDRVGWNNSHLIKGDVVAELRTLRRQPGRTVQTWGSAELLQTLLQHDLVDEYRLFVFPVLLGSGKRLFAGGTAPAALRRVETVSGPKGGTYLRLERAGKPEYGRMDA; the protein is encoded by the coding sequence ATGCCCAAGATCGTCGTGAACGCATTCCTCACCCTGGACGGCGTCATGCAGGCTCCGGGCGCTCCGGACGAGGACCGTGAAGGTGGCTTCGTGCACGGAGGCTGGATGGCCCCCTACTCCGACGACGTCCTGGACCGGATCGTCGGCGACGGGTTCGCGGACGCCGACGGCTTCCTGCTCGGGCGCAAGACCTACGACATCTTCGCGAGCTACTGGCCGAAGTTCACCGACCCCGGCAACCCCGTCGCGAGCTCGCTCAACGCGCTGCCGAAGTACGTCGTGTCGCGCGGCCTCGACCGCGTGGGCTGGAACAACTCCCACCTGATCAAGGGCGACGTGGTCGCCGAGCTCCGCACGCTGCGGCGGCAGCCCGGCCGCACCGTGCAGACCTGGGGCAGCGCGGAGCTGCTCCAGACGCTGCTCCAGCACGATCTCGTCGACGAGTACCGGTTGTTCGTCTTCCCGGTGCTGCTCGGCTCCGGCAAGCGCCTCTTCGCCGGCGGCACGGCGCCGGCGGCGCTGAGGCGCGTCGAGACCGTCAGCGGCCCGAAGGGCGGGACGTACCTGCGCCTCGAGCGCGCCGGGAAGCCGGAGTACGGGCGGATGGACGCGTAG
- a CDS encoding dihydrofolate reductase family protein yields MSKLRVNAFSISIDGYGAGPDQSLENPLGVGGMALHRWVLDTRTFRRMHGDGAGPGADEGRRGVDDDLAVRSFENVGAWILGRNMFAPSRGPWPDDGWKGWWGENPVYHVPVFVLTHHARPPLEMQGGTTFHFVTEGIHAALDRAKEAAGGKDVRLGGGVATVREYLAAGLVDEVHLAISPVLLGRGEHLLAGLDTAALGYRCTEHVATERAMHVVLTR; encoded by the coding sequence ATGTCGAAGCTTCGTGTGAATGCGTTCTCGATCTCGATCGACGGCTACGGCGCCGGCCCGGACCAGAGCCTCGAGAACCCGCTCGGCGTCGGAGGCATGGCGCTGCACCGCTGGGTGCTCGACACGCGGACGTTCCGGAGGATGCACGGCGACGGCGCGGGGCCGGGGGCCGACGAGGGCCGGCGCGGCGTGGACGACGACCTGGCCGTGCGCAGCTTCGAGAACGTCGGCGCCTGGATCCTCGGTCGCAACATGTTCGCGCCGTCGCGCGGCCCGTGGCCCGACGACGGCTGGAAGGGGTGGTGGGGAGAGAACCCCGTCTATCACGTGCCCGTCTTCGTGCTCACGCACCACGCCCGCCCGCCGCTCGAGATGCAGGGCGGGACCACCTTCCACTTCGTGACCGAAGGCATCCACGCCGCGCTCGACCGCGCGAAGGAGGCGGCGGGTGGGAAGGACGTCCGCCTCGGCGGCGGCGTCGCGACTGTCCGCGAGTACCTCGCCGCCGGGCTCGTGGACGAGGTCCACCTCGCCATCTCGCCCGTCCTCCTCGGCCGCGGCGAGCACCTCCTCGCCGGCCTCGACACGGCCGCCCTCGGCTACCGCTGCACCGAGCACGTCGCGACCGAGCGCGCGATGCACGTGGTGCTGACGAGGTAG
- a CDS encoding daunorubicin resistance protein DrrA family ABC transporter ATP-binding protein — MTNAIETAGLVKHFGATHALNGVDLAIRRGSVYGLLGPNGAGKTTTIRILATLLRPTAGRAMVLGHDVAHEPAAVRSKVSLTGQFASVDEDLSGQENLVLVGRLLGLAWRDARRRATELLDAFGLGDMAGRQVQTYSGGERRRIDIAASLVTVPEILFLDEPTTGLDPRSRTQVWDLVRRIAAGGTTVLLTTQYLDEADRLAERMAVIDHGRVIAEGTSRELKASVGSNALRLRLADAGQRLAAQQVITRVLGDGVMPGSEPAEVAARLEKAAQAGAVLTALSEGGIEIAEVTVGNPSLDEVFLALTGRPAERDESEGGGEKEASR, encoded by the coding sequence ATGACGAACGCGATCGAGACGGCGGGCCTGGTGAAGCACTTCGGCGCGACGCACGCGCTGAACGGCGTGGACCTCGCCATCCGGCGGGGCTCGGTGTACGGGCTGCTGGGCCCGAACGGCGCCGGCAAGACCACGACCATCCGCATCCTCGCCACCCTGCTGCGCCCGACCGCCGGCCGCGCCATGGTGCTCGGCCACGACGTGGCCCACGAGCCGGCCGCGGTGCGCAGCAAGGTGAGCCTGACCGGCCAGTTCGCCTCGGTGGACGAGGACCTCTCCGGCCAGGAGAACCTGGTGCTGGTGGGGCGGCTGCTGGGCCTCGCCTGGCGCGACGCGCGGCGGCGCGCGACGGAGCTGCTCGACGCGTTCGGCCTCGGCGACATGGCGGGCCGGCAGGTGCAGACCTACTCGGGCGGCGAGCGGCGGCGCATCGACATCGCGGCGAGCCTGGTGACCGTCCCGGAGATCCTGTTCCTCGACGAGCCCACCACCGGGCTCGATCCGCGCAGCCGCACGCAGGTCTGGGACCTGGTGCGCCGCATCGCGGCCGGGGGCACGACCGTGCTCCTCACCACCCAGTACCTCGACGAGGCGGACCGGCTGGCGGAGCGCATGGCGGTGATCGATCACGGCCGCGTCATCGCGGAGGGGACGAGCCGCGAGCTGAAGGCGTCGGTCGGGTCGAACGCGCTCCGGCTGCGGCTCGCCGACGCGGGCCAGCGCCTGGCGGCGCAGCAGGTGATCACGCGCGTGCTGGGCGATGGGGTGATGCCCGGGTCGGAGCCGGCGGAGGTGGCGGCGCGGCTCGAGAAGGCGGCGCAGGCGGGCGCGGTCCTCACGGCGCTCAGCGAGGGCGGGATCGAGATCGCGGAGGTGACGGTGGGCAACCCGAGCCTGGACGAGGTGTTCCTGGCGCTCACCGGCCGGCCGGCGGAGCGGGACGAGTCCGAGGGCGGCGGCGAGAAGGAGGCGAGCCGATGA
- a CDS encoding ABC transporter permease: protein MNAVHEALAIRARPRPASAASAVLTLAWRAMLKIKHVPFQLFDVTVTPIMFTLLFTFIFGGALAGSPRQYVQYLVPGVLVQTVLFITVYTGVGLNSDIRKGLYDRFRSLPMWQPAPLLGALAGDVFRYSVAGAVILVVGFILGFRPQGGAPGVLAAMALVLVFSFALSWLWIVVGMLVRTPESVMTTSFVFLMPLTFASDIFVGLGTMPGWLQGVVRHNPVTHLANASRDLMHGRPAGADVSWTLLASLVIVAAVAPLAMRLYRKER, encoded by the coding sequence ATGAACGCGGTCCACGAGGCGCTCGCGATCCGCGCGCGGCCGCGGCCGGCCTCGGCGGCGTCGGCGGTGCTGACGCTGGCGTGGCGGGCGATGCTGAAGATCAAGCACGTCCCCTTCCAGCTGTTCGACGTGACCGTCACGCCGATCATGTTCACCTTGCTGTTCACGTTCATCTTCGGCGGCGCGCTGGCCGGCTCGCCGCGCCAGTACGTGCAGTACCTCGTGCCCGGCGTGCTGGTGCAGACGGTGCTGTTCATCACCGTCTACACCGGCGTGGGGCTGAACTCGGACATCCGCAAGGGCCTGTACGACCGCTTCCGGTCGCTGCCCATGTGGCAGCCGGCGCCGCTGCTCGGGGCGCTCGCGGGCGACGTGTTCCGCTACTCGGTGGCCGGGGCGGTGATCCTGGTGGTCGGGTTCATCCTCGGCTTCCGGCCGCAGGGCGGGGCGCCGGGCGTCCTCGCCGCGATGGCGCTGGTGCTGGTGTTCAGCTTCGCGCTCTCGTGGCTGTGGATCGTGGTGGGCATGCTGGTGCGCACGCCCGAGTCGGTCATGACCACGAGCTTCGTGTTCCTGATGCCGCTCACGTTCGCGAGCGACATCTTCGTCGGCCTGGGGACGATGCCCGGCTGGCTCCAGGGCGTCGTCCGGCACAACCCGGTGACGCACCTCGCGAACGCGTCGCGCGACCTCATGCACGGCCGGCCGGCCGGCGCGGACGTGTCCTGGACGCTGCTCGCGTCGCTCGTGATCGTGGCCGCGGTGGCGCCGCTCGCGATGCGGCTCTACCGGAAGGAGCGGTAG
- the ettA gene encoding energy-dependent translational throttle protein EttA has translation MPPYVMSMLRVSKIVPPKRQIIKDISLSFFHGAKIGLLGLNGAGKSTVLRIMAGVDEEYEGEVTRQAGIRIGYLPQEPQLDGERTVREEVESAQGEVADAQKRLEAIYAAYAEPDADMEKLAEEQARLEAIIANAGADTGNALEIAADALRLPPWDAVIKHLSGGEKRRVALCKLLLSKPDMLLLDEPTNHLDAESVEWLEQFLTRFPGTVVAVTHDRYFLDNAAEWILELDRGRGIPWKGNYSSWLDQKEQRLEVEAKQESARIKAMKQELEWVRQNPKARQAKSKARLSRFEEMSTVEYQKRNETQEIFIPVAERLGQKVIEFKDVSKGFGDRLLMDKLSFIVPPGAIVGIIGPNGAGKSTLFKMITGAEQPDSGAVEIGPSVKLAFVDQSRENLSSDLTVFEEISGGHDQVQVGKFEMPSRAYIGRFNFKGADQQKVVGTLSGGERGRLHLAKTLMTGANVLLLDEPSNDLDVETLRALEDALLEYAGCVFVISHDRWFLDRIATHILAAEGDSQWTFFTGNYQEYEADKRRRLGEEGAKPKRLRYKPIAR, from the coding sequence ATGCCCCCGTACGTCATGTCGATGCTCCGCGTGAGCAAGATCGTCCCGCCCAAGCGGCAGATCATCAAGGACATCTCGCTCTCGTTCTTCCACGGCGCCAAGATCGGCCTGCTTGGCCTGAACGGCGCCGGCAAGTCCACCGTGCTCCGGATCATGGCCGGCGTGGACGAGGAGTACGAGGGCGAGGTCACCCGCCAGGCCGGCATCCGCATCGGCTACCTCCCGCAGGAGCCGCAGCTGGACGGCGAGCGCACCGTCCGCGAGGAGGTCGAGTCGGCGCAGGGCGAGGTGGCAGACGCGCAGAAGCGGCTGGAGGCGATCTACGCCGCCTACGCCGAGCCGGACGCCGACATGGAGAAGCTCGCCGAGGAGCAGGCGCGCCTCGAGGCGATCATCGCGAACGCGGGCGCGGACACCGGCAACGCGCTCGAGATCGCCGCCGACGCGCTGCGGCTGCCGCCCTGGGACGCGGTCATCAAGCACCTGTCCGGCGGCGAGAAGCGCCGGGTGGCGCTCTGCAAGCTGCTGCTCTCGAAGCCCGACATGCTGCTGCTCGACGAGCCCACCAACCACCTCGACGCCGAGTCGGTGGAGTGGCTGGAGCAGTTCCTCACCCGGTTCCCGGGGACGGTGGTGGCGGTGACGCACGACCGCTACTTCCTCGACAACGCCGCCGAGTGGATCCTGGAGCTGGACCGCGGCCGCGGGATCCCGTGGAAGGGCAACTACTCGAGCTGGCTCGATCAGAAGGAGCAGCGGCTCGAGGTCGAGGCGAAGCAGGAGAGCGCCCGCATCAAGGCGATGAAGCAGGAGCTGGAGTGGGTGCGCCAGAACCCGAAGGCGCGGCAGGCGAAGAGCAAGGCCCGCCTGTCGCGGTTCGAGGAGATGTCCACCGTCGAGTACCAGAAGCGCAACGAGACGCAGGAGATCTTCATCCCGGTGGCCGAGCGGCTCGGGCAGAAGGTGATCGAGTTCAAGGACGTCTCGAAGGGCTTCGGCGACCGGCTGCTCATGGACAAGCTGTCGTTCATCGTGCCGCCCGGCGCCATCGTCGGCATCATCGGCCCGAACGGCGCGGGCAAGTCCACGCTGTTCAAGATGATCACCGGCGCCGAGCAGCCGGACTCCGGCGCGGTGGAGATCGGCCCGTCGGTGAAGCTCGCGTTCGTGGACCAGAGCCGCGAGAACCTGTCCTCGGACTTGACCGTGTTCGAGGAGATCTCCGGCGGCCACGACCAGGTGCAGGTGGGCAAGTTCGAGATGCCCAGCCGCGCCTACATCGGGCGCTTCAACTTCAAGGGCGCCGACCAGCAGAAGGTGGTGGGCACGCTGTCCGGCGGCGAGCGCGGCCGGCTCCACCTCGCCAAGACGCTCATGACCGGCGCGAACGTGCTGCTGCTCGACGAGCCGTCGAACGACCTCGACGTCGAGACGCTCCGGGCGCTGGAGGACGCGCTGCTCGAGTACGCCGGCTGCGTGTTCGTCATCTCCCACGACCGCTGGTTCCTCGACCGCATCGCCACGCACATCCTGGCGGCCGAGGGCGACTCGCAGTGGACGTTCTTCACCGGGAACTACCAGGAGTACGAGGCCGACAAGCGGCGCCGCCTGGGCGAGGAGGGCGCGAAGCCGAAGCGCCTCCGCTACAAGCCCATCGCGCGGTAG
- a CDS encoding VOC family protein, producing the protein MATTKPIPQGAHTLTPNLVLRDCAKAIEFYKKALGAQELMRMPSPDGKLIWHAELKIGDSTFYLNDEMPGMSTAAPSPEHPAPTTFWLWTEDADAAYRKATQAGATSRMEPADMFWGDRCAGVADPFGYSWSFATHVKDLSDEEVRRAGAEFARQWEQQHQRT; encoded by the coding sequence ATGGCCACGACGAAGCCCATCCCGCAGGGAGCGCACACGCTCACGCCGAACCTGGTGCTGCGCGACTGCGCGAAGGCCATCGAGTTCTACAAGAAGGCGCTCGGTGCGCAGGAGCTGATGCGAATGCCGTCGCCGGACGGGAAGCTGATCTGGCACGCCGAGCTCAAGATCGGCGACTCGACCTTCTACCTGAACGACGAGATGCCCGGCATGAGCACGGCGGCGCCGAGCCCGGAGCACCCCGCGCCCACCACGTTCTGGCTCTGGACCGAGGACGCGGACGCGGCCTACCGGAAGGCCACGCAGGCCGGCGCCACCTCGAGGATGGAGCCGGCCGACATGTTCTGGGGCGACCGCTGCGCCGGCGTCGCCGATCCGTTCGGCTACTCCTGGTCGTTCGCCACGCACGTGAAGGACCTGAGCGACGAGGAGGTCCGGCGGGCCGGCGCCGAGTTCGCGCGGCAGTGGGAGCAGCAGCACCAGCGGACCTGA
- a CDS encoding DUF1302 domain-containing protein, with amino-acid sequence MARRAVALGAVRSPCWSLVAAALALLGPSGPATATELDLGVADLELRLDTTLRYNLGLRTDAVSRRLGDNPAFTAGENSVSQGDLTTSRLDVLAELDASWRHRFGVRVTAAGWYDQAYVHERATRSPRLVAQGIPGSYLNDDFSQVVRRRYHGPWGELLDAFAFAQLRAGGVPVSLKAGRHTVYWGESLMQAGLTHSVAYAQMPLDLQKAFANPGAEPKELFRPLASVSAQAQLAPTLSLAAQVFLEWQPFLYPEGGTFLGASDATYDGPDGLYRNGAYLVNGGVNWPRQAGDAGVALRWAPAWLDGTLGLYYRRFTDKFAAVLLTRNPGAQGPLSPEYPSPFRYQQYYGADVDLLGVSLAKQVLGVSVGAEASWRHGMPLVAQSPGFAVAPAPPLQAALFPHGLPRKIGSSYQARGDTLHGLVNLLGVVPGGEAFSSAAWALELTFSRRLRVTDNEDLFYGEGYGVCRPDPALVQAGLARTRHDGCATRGHVGLGASLTPTWFRVASGADLYVPVTVSWTVRGNSPVGQGGNQASGSWTAGAGLDLRSRYRVELRYADWFGKTSGGATIDTANGLPALLKSRGNVTLTAKTTF; translated from the coding sequence ATGGCTCGTCGGGCCGTCGCCCTGGGCGCCGTCCGCTCGCCGTGCTGGAGCCTCGTCGCCGCCGCGCTCGCGCTGCTCGGACCGTCCGGCCCGGCGACCGCCACCGAGCTCGACCTCGGGGTCGCGGACCTCGAGCTCCGCCTGGACACCACGCTCCGCTACAACCTCGGCCTCCGCACCGACGCCGTGAGCCGCCGGCTCGGCGACAACCCCGCCTTCACCGCGGGCGAGAACAGCGTCTCGCAGGGCGACCTCACCACGAGCCGGCTCGACGTGCTCGCCGAGCTCGACGCCTCCTGGCGGCACCGGTTCGGCGTCCGCGTCACCGCGGCCGGCTGGTACGACCAGGCCTACGTCCACGAGCGCGCCACCCGCAGCCCGCGGCTCGTCGCGCAGGGCATCCCCGGCTCGTACCTGAACGACGACTTCAGCCAGGTGGTCCGCCGCCGCTACCACGGCCCGTGGGGCGAGCTGCTCGACGCGTTCGCGTTCGCGCAGCTCCGGGCCGGCGGCGTCCCGGTGTCGCTGAAGGCGGGCCGCCACACCGTCTACTGGGGCGAGTCGCTCATGCAGGCGGGGCTCACCCACTCGGTGGCCTACGCGCAGATGCCACTCGATCTCCAGAAGGCGTTCGCGAACCCGGGGGCCGAGCCGAAGGAGCTGTTCCGCCCGCTCGCCAGCGTCTCCGCGCAGGCGCAGCTCGCGCCCACCCTCTCGCTCGCCGCCCAGGTGTTCCTCGAGTGGCAGCCGTTCCTGTACCCGGAGGGCGGCACGTTCCTCGGCGCCTCCGACGCCACCTACGACGGGCCGGACGGCCTGTACCGGAACGGCGCGTACCTGGTGAACGGCGGCGTGAACTGGCCGCGCCAGGCGGGCGACGCCGGCGTGGCGCTGCGCTGGGCGCCGGCCTGGCTCGACGGCACGCTCGGGCTCTACTACCGGCGCTTCACCGACAAGTTCGCGGCGGTGCTGCTCACCCGGAACCCGGGCGCGCAGGGGCCGCTCAGCCCCGAATACCCGTCGCCGTTCCGCTACCAGCAGTACTACGGCGCCGACGTGGACCTCCTCGGCGTGAGCCTGGCGAAGCAGGTGCTCGGGGTGAGCGTGGGCGCCGAGGCGTCGTGGCGCCACGGCATGCCGCTCGTCGCGCAGTCGCCCGGCTTCGCGGTCGCGCCGGCGCCGCCGCTCCAGGCCGCGCTGTTCCCGCACGGCCTCCCGCGCAAGATCGGCAGCTCCTACCAGGCGCGCGGCGACACGCTGCACGGCCTCGTCAACCTGCTGGGCGTCGTCCCCGGGGGCGAGGCCTTCTCCAGCGCGGCCTGGGCGCTCGAGCTCACCTTCAGCCGCCGGCTCCGGGTGACCGACAACGAGGATCTGTTCTACGGCGAGGGCTACGGCGTGTGCCGGCCGGATCCGGCGCTGGTGCAGGCGGGGCTCGCCCGCACCCGCCACGACGGCTGCGCCACCCGCGGGCACGTCGGCCTCGGCGCGAGCCTCACGCCCACCTGGTTCCGGGTGGCCTCGGGCGCGGACCTGTACGTGCCGGTGACGGTCTCGTGGACCGTCCGCGGCAACTCGCCGGTCGGCCAGGGCGGCAACCAGGCCTCGGGGAGCTGGACCGCCGGCGCCGGCCTCGACCTGCGGAGCCGCTACCGCGTCGAGCTGCGCTACGCGGACTGGTTCGGGAAGACGAGCGGGGGCGCCACGATCGACACGGCGAACGGGCTGCCCGCGCTCCTGAAGAGCCGCGGGAACGTGACGCTCACCGCGAAGACGACGTTCTAG